The Actinomycetota bacterium genome contains a region encoding:
- a CDS encoding DEAD/DEAH box helicase, translating into MSTFIELGVPRNISDVLAKGGITAAFPIQSLAIADAIAGRDICGHAPTGSGKTLAFGIPLAVLADEAAPRRPSALVLVPTRELASQVAAAVRPLAGLRGLRTETFYGGTSINKDRQRLERGVDIAVACPGRLADLVRRRFVVLGDVRLAVVDEADRMADMGFLPEVKRLLDQTHAQRQTLLFSATLDGDVDVLVSRYQRDPVRFEVAGSDDDQGDVQHLFWNTPAHERLTVTADIVRNASPAIVFTRTKRGADRLAKQLGRHGVSAAAVHGDRSQRQRERALADFGARRVKTLVATDVAARGIHVDDVGVVVHYDPAGTEKDYVHRSGRTGRAGADGLVVTLVAPDKARDVRAMQRSLGMRQDVAPVRMEAVTGGRPVLRVA; encoded by the coding sequence TTGAGCACCTTCATCGAACTCGGCGTGCCCCGGAACATCTCCGACGTGCTCGCCAAGGGCGGCATCACCGCCGCCTTCCCCATCCAGTCACTCGCGATCGCGGATGCGATCGCCGGACGTGACATCTGCGGCCACGCGCCCACCGGCTCGGGCAAGACACTCGCGTTCGGTATCCCGCTCGCCGTCCTCGCCGACGAGGCGGCCCCGCGCCGTCCGAGCGCGCTCGTGCTCGTACCGACGCGGGAGCTCGCCTCTCAGGTCGCCGCGGCCGTCCGGCCGCTGGCTGGGCTCCGTGGCCTGCGCACCGAGACCTTCTACGGCGGCACCTCCATCAACAAGGACCGTCAGCGCCTCGAGCGCGGTGTCGACATCGCGGTCGCGTGCCCCGGTCGACTCGCGGACCTCGTGAGGCGCCGGTTCGTCGTCCTCGGCGACGTGCGCCTCGCCGTGGTCGATGAGGCCGACCGTATGGCCGACATGGGCTTCCTGCCGGAGGTGAAGCGCCTGCTCGATCAGACCCACGCCCAGCGTCAGACCCTGCTGTTCTCCGCCACCCTCGACGGCGACGTCGACGTGCTGGTCAGCCGCTACCAGCGTGATCCGGTGCGCTTCGAGGTCGCCGGCTCCGACGACGACCAGGGCGACGTGCAGCACCTGTTCTGGAACACGCCGGCGCACGAACGGCTAACGGTCACGGCCGACATCGTCCGTAACGCCTCCCCGGCGATCGTGTTCACGCGCACGAAGCGCGGAGCCGACCGACTCGCCAAGCAGCTCGGCCGCCACGGCGTGTCGGCGGCGGCCGTCCACGGTGACCGTTCTCAGAGGCAGCGCGAACGTGCGCTCGCGGACTTCGGCGCCCGGCGCGTCAAGACCCTGGTCGCCACCGATGTGGCCGCCCGAGGCATCCACGTCGACGACGTCGGTGTGGTGGTGCACTACGACCCTGCCGGAACCGAGAAGGACTACGTGCACCGTTCCGGCCGCACCGGGCGGGCGGGTGCGGACGGGCTCGTGGTGACGCTCGTCGCCCCGGACAAGGCACGTGATGTCCGGGCGATGCAGCGCTCCCTCGGGATGCGCCAGGACGTCGCGCCCGTGCGGATGGAGGCGGTCACCGGCGGCCGGCCCGTCCTGCGCGTCGCGTAG